The Megalops cyprinoides isolate fMegCyp1 chromosome 19, fMegCyp1.pri, whole genome shotgun sequence genome has a window encoding:
- the slc29a4 gene encoding equilibrative nucleoside transporter 4 yields the protein MGSTGAERRRHATPAQTPEGNVVVSFSFESYQLEEEECQAKDAPDKGVLTLTEPVFEEPVPDDRYHGIYFAMLLAGVGFLLPYNSFITDVDYLHHKFPGMSIVFDMSLTYILVALVAVVLNNALVEMLSLHTRITTGYLFALGPLMFVGIFDVWLERFTTKQAYVINLVAVGVVAFGCTVQQSSFYGYMGMLPKRYTQGVMTGESTAGVIISLSRIFTKLLIKNERKNTIIFFLISIGMELMCFVLHLLVRRTRFVQYYTNCVRQGLAEVKGHGDSGTGYRVHHDVVTEEDNGAVGGSPTDGAMEPEFAGSGTYMRFDVPKPKIKKSWPSIKDMILHRYVVSRVIWTYMLAIAVTYFITLCLFPGLESEIHNDMLGDWLPILVMAIFNMSDFVGKILAALPYEWKGGRLLLVSCVRVVFIPLFIMCVYPVQRPTLSHPAWPCIFSLLMGISNGYFGSVPMIQAAGKVAPEQRELAGNTMTVSYMTGLMLGSAVAYFAYNFSAKGSSPNLEMPHNFTTSGY from the exons ATGGGCTccacaggagcagagaggcGCAGGCATGCCACGCCCGCCCAGACCCCCGAGGGGAACGTCGTGGTGAGCTTCAGCTTTGAGAGCtaccagctggaggaggaggagtgccAGGCCAAGGACGCCCCAGACAAAGGCGTCCTGACCCTGACCGAGCCgg TCTTTGAGGAACCTGTACCTGATGACCGGTATCATGGGATATACTTTGCCATGCTGCTTGCTGGAGTGGGATTCCTGCTGCCTTACAATAGCTTCATCACTGATGTTGACTATCTACATCATAAATTCCCAG GAATGTCCATCGTGTTTGACATGAGCCTCACCTACATCCTGGTGGCCCTGGTGGCAGTGGTCCTCAACAATGCTCTGGTGGAGATGCTTAGCCTGCACACCCGCATCACTACAG GCTACCTCTTTGCCTTGGGGCCTTTGATGTTCGTCGGCATCTTTGACGTGTGGCTGGAGCGGTTCACCACCAAGCAGGCATATGTCATCAACTTGGTGGCAGTGGGGGTCGTGGCTTTCGGATGTACAG TCCAGCAGTCCAGTTTCTATGGTTACATGGGGATGCTTCCGAAGAGATACACACAAGGAGTGATGACCGGAGAGA GTACAGCAGGCGTGATAATATCGCTGAGCCGCATCTTCACCAAGCTGCTGATCAAGAACGAGAGGAAGAACACCatcatcttcttcctcatcTCCATCGGCATGGAGCTCATGTGCTTCGTGCTCCATCTGCTTGTGCGCCGGACGCGTTTCGTACAATACTACACCAACTGTGTCCGCCAGGGCCTGGCTGAGGTCAAGGGTCATGGGGACTCTGGCACTGGATACCGAGTCCACCATGACGTCGTCACAGAGGAA GATAATGGTGCCGTGGGTGGTTCCCCCACTGACGGTGCAATGGAGCCCGAATTTGCAGGCAGTGGCACATACATGAGATTTGATGTTCCCAAGCCAAAAATAAAGAAGAGCTGGCCCAGCATAAAAG ACATGATCCTGCACCGCTACGTGGTCTCCCGGGTGATCTGGACCTACATGCTGGCGATTGCGGTCACCTACTTCATAACACTGTGCCTGTTCCCGGGGCTGGAGTCGGAGATCCATAACGATATGCTGGGTGACTGGCTACCCATTCTGGTCATGGCCATCTTTAACATGTCAGACTTTGTGGGGAAA ATCCTGGCAGCTCTGCCCTATGAGTGGAAGGGCGGCCGGCTGTTACTGGTCTCCTGCGTGAGGGTGGTCTTCATCCCGCTCTTCATCATGTGCGTGTACCCGGTGCAGAGGCCGACGCTCAGCCACCCTGCCTGGCCCTGCATCTTCTCCCTCCTCATGGGCATCAGCAACGGCTACTTCGGCAGCGTTCCCATGATTCAGGCAGCGGGAAAGGTGGCTCCAGAGCAGAGGGAACtcgcag gtAACACAATGACTGTGTCCTACATGACAGGACTGATGTTGGGTTCGGCAGTCGCATATTTTGCCTACAACTTCAGCGCCAAGGGTTCCAGCCCCAACTTAGAAATGCCTCACAACTTCACTACCTCGGGGTACTGA